In Nicotiana tabacum cultivar K326 chromosome 10, ASM71507v2, whole genome shotgun sequence, the DNA window agaattaaattaagttataaaagtgcaaattaactctcaataacaattaacgcataattaagtattaattaagcataaaattgtatatttggacattaaatgctaaaaatgctaaaaatgcaaacgatgcctatttttgtaatttttaatttttgtaaaacaaatttaattattatcaattatagaattaaattctacatgcaaaatgcgacatatttttgtattttttattaatttagcaaataaacacgcacagacaactacaaataattattcaaaatatcacgaaattgcacaccaaagaaaatcattttatttttgaatttttgggagtaattctcatatagggcaaaaaatcacgtgcttacaatgttgccctggtaatagaatgagggtgtaattgtaatAGATagaggatgacgtttgggccttcgcttgagtaatgatttgaaaaaaaacaggagatttcatgaattgtacaggattaaaatacccacataaggtgaatcacattgggattctatgaaatacggttattgaagtatagtatcgcccctaggtgtaTCAGGCAAGTCACTTCAGATATTCCTCAATGAGACgtaagccctagtgacaatgcTATGTaaaaggtttcaagttatcagcggtagattatggatcaatattaaggtaaatcaacaatagatTGATAAAGTTCCAACGTATGAGAGGAGATAAGGATGACATcctttagatgaacagtaataaggaagtATTGAAGGACTTGGATTTATACATCTATGATAagaagcgagagagtaacctgtaattgggtagcagacctcgataataataaaaccaaagtcagagttatggtatagtataacctacctagatgcagtaaagttatATGGATTGATAACCAGGTCTATAAAGTgggatatagcaatagtcgtaagttcgacaaagtaccgagcaaagaactttagtacacctatggATTCCCAGAAGGAAACCTTGTCAAGTTcagtatatgttcccaaagtaaggcctagagattggcttaAAGCTAgagggaagagtcgcataggcgcacatacaaggaaaaagtcgtacaggctaCATGACATAAGGTAGCAATACTTACGAGACtggaagaattctgaccacaagtcgtggtgtgagaaaaagGCCTAAAGGGAGGAATTCCctgacctttggatttattcacagaacaattgcctaaatAGCAAGGACAGTATTAAATCCATTCGTAAGAGCTATCCGGTTAGGAGAaaaataagtgcatcagtcaacatccgaggacgaatattccaaaggggggaatgatgttacacctcacagtattacgacgatgttacaccccgtagaattgtacgttggatttgtcataagataattgacatcagttcaaggacaagattattttgaggtgataagcattacgctatttcaaacaagtgataagtaaattcgtgaaggtgagaggctaagcgaatcgaagaaaataagtttcgtcgaagtttgacattttgagataaaatacggtccaagctatagtaccctgtatttatggaccaatgtcatacaaggtactatatgaccatgatagtaaggtgtataaagtgtgtaaaagtgattagtattttaagtaatttaagataattcttgattatgtgataattgggtaattattgatttttttgTGGGACATTAGCTAATTAATTATAATCTTTAAGATTAGTAAGCCTCCTAACGTGGCAACAATTGAGGTCTTCATCAAAGCCAAAATTGTGACTCTTATTTCATGTAATTAGGTGGTACAACAAGGAGTCTTTGGGCAAGACTAAGCcacaaagtggggcccacaacctACAATCTTAAGAGATCTTCTTATCTTATTAAAGTGGGATGCTAGGTTTGCTAAGTAAGGGTGGAGCTCAAACAATTCATGGCAGCCACcatatttatgttttcttcactaGATAAGTGTTGATGGTTTTGTCATGAGACAGATCTTCTTATCTCTACCTACCTTTTCTCTCTAAGGAATGAATGTTTTCTTCACAAGATGGAAGCCACCATATTTACTAAACAAACTGCATAATACTATAGCAGCATGAAATCgcgattctaaggaagtacggtacaatctttctcaagaatatcatacggattttttcctacttcgattcGCAGTTACGTGATTTgccgcaattgacgtgtgttataAGGATTGTCAAAagaatcagctcaggtatgttaaggctatcccttatttccggttggcatgatccatacgatacaaacgaaacgagcaaatgcacaactttcataaatgactctattcatagaagtactagagatgcatatgttcttgatttcTCATGTGTCCTAttgttctatcatctgttcatgggtctcagaaaatacgtaaattgataaagtttatttcatgaaattaatcaaaggcataatgatcttatgacataCCCAGAAATCTTATTAACTCACTTCGTATGCATTGCATTCagttatacatgtacattgactcatgaccagatggcgttatatatgcgtatatatatgtagatatatgtatatgggatatgggaaaaggttaaggcgttatatacgcaccaccatctgattagctggtatatgttgataattttgcccacaatggccgagatgatatgatgggatgccctatgaggcttgatgatgttatgtacacctatacctatgcatggtatgacatttatacgcaaatgcatgatattttaaatattaaattatttacatagttattcagacttgcatgttgagtcttttactccatgtttctctcatgatTTTCATTTACTAatgttcattccttacatactcggtacattatttgtactgacatcccgtTTGCCTGGGGACGTTACGTTTTacgcctgcaggtcccgatagacaggttgagagtcctccaaataggctatcagctcagcggaaggtgttggtgtgctccatttgctccggagttacttatttggtcagtataatttggatatgtattgattggtatggtggggccctgtcccgatctttgtggtatttatctactcttagaggcttgtagacagatgtcatgtatatggaaaCTTGTATGGTCTTGTTGGCTTATATTTTGAGTATATAAAGAATTATGACGGCCTTATAGATCCGTACATCATATATATATGtcggtatatcatgttgggtcatcctatgtcgagtattccatCATACTTTATTCTAATTATCTCATGACAGCCCTtttggttcatttacctatgttAGTATAATacaaaagatacgttacgttggtactcggttgagtaaggtaccgggtacccgttACGGCCGATTGGTTTGGCTCGTCACACTAACATTGAATTTATATAAGACTTCAAAATTCGAGATTATATGTGTCGATACCTTCTCCTGACATTGCAAATTTGGAATAATTCTTTGTGATGTACATAATTTTAATATCATACggattcttttaattttttatccgtaaaatattattttgtacagttttaattttctttattatttattgGTTGGACTTCTAATGGTTCTCATCTTTGAATAGGAATATAAGAAGATTTCGTAGAAAGTAGCAAAAAGAATGACGTACTGAAAAAGGCCAGGAAAGCGAGAAAAGGTTTTAGGTTGGAGACAATGTGTAACTAGAATTATGGGATTGTTAAAAAGGTTTGGAGCAAATATATGGGAGTTATTAATTATCCTAACCATAGTTAGAGCTTTACTTTGATtaattaagggtgtgtttggtatgaaggaaaatgttttcgatgaaaaatgttttcatggaaaatgaatgattttattacttattttttcttgtttggtgAGTGGAAGATCTtctccgaaaaatattttctagtgtttggttagagagtaaaaAATTTTTTTTATGTTACTCTCCTCACTCCCCTTCCCCCAAGTCCCCATGTTTCCTTTctcctcccccctcccccaagTACTCAACccctaccaaaaaaaaaaataacccaACGTTTTCAGGACTttatttttcttcaagaatttaattattcttttaaaaattcatataAACTCAAATGAACTAATGTGCTGCTTTACTTTTTTACACAAAAGTAATATTAAAATttgaggaaaaggaaaaaaaatgagaaatggaGAGGAGCTTCATCCGAGCTTGATTATATCACCGCATAAGGTCCATTTACGGGGGAAGCATTCCATAACAGAATTTTTTCCATACTCAAGGTTCGAACCCGAGACCTTTGGTTAAATATGAAGGGTTCTTATCCATCGTACCACAAGCTATGTTGGTTACTCAAATCTTTCATATATTCACTCTTGTGGTCTGGCTCTTCCTCGAACTCGGCGCATAGCAGaaacttagtgcaccgggctgccctttttacaTATAATTACACTACACCGACGGtataaatatttttgaactatATTGCCAGTTAAAAGTCAATTGCAAGCTAAGTGACTTCCTATAGATTCATGAACTATGACCTGCAAAAGATGGTAAGGTAACAACCTGTAAAAATACACTAACATTGTGAAAATATATACTTACTTTATTAGTCATCTCTCTGGAATTCAAAGGCGAATACAAaatttaaatcttatgggttttgAGAGTTCGAGCAAAAATTCTCAGTTCGGATGAACCATAGCTAATCTTATGCATCCGCCCCTGCTATAGATTAATTTACCAGTTTAGAATGTGGTGGAGTAGTAACTCAACCTATCTATCTATCAGCTGGTATATCGACTTCTACCTAACTAGACTATCAGATCACCAACTCTAACCATCCAAGCTcaaaaatcccccccccccccccaaaaaagtCAAAACCTCAATCAATTATAGTAAACAAAATtggacaaatatatatatatagacacgcATTGCAGCGCAGAAATCTCTGTTATTCTGGTAATAAAACAGCAACAAAAATTCCATGGAGATGAAATTATATCAAACAGCTTCAATTTGTTTGCTGCTGCTGATGATACAGAGTGCTGAGGCTCAAGACAGGAAGTGCATAAAGAAGCTGCTGCCTTGCATGAAATTCCTGAATGGAACAAGAGGGAATCCACCAGATAGTTGTTGCAAACCATTAAAAGATGTGATAAAGAACATGCCTGAATGCTTGTGTCAAATGGTAAGTATCAAAGGCAGCAACGCAGCGGAGAAAGCTGGGATTGACATTAATGCGGCTCAAATGTTGCCTGCTAGATGTGGACAGCCTGTTAATTACATGGGATGTCTCAAGGGTACGTTTCTCTCTCAAACATTCATCGCTTTTtcctacattttttttaaaataagatagCTTCCGGTCTAGTTATTAGTGCCATTTTTAACTAATACCGTGGATAAGTGCTACATCCTATTAGCACAAGCTTACTATGGGTAACTTCAAAAGTAGATGCAATTATAACTGACTAGGTTCATTTGAACTCAATACTTTCAAATGGAGTATAAATTTTATGTAAAAATCCACTTAAATTACAATAAATAGTAAATATATATGAACCataacttaaaaaatataatagaatCAATGGTAGGAATCTTAAAGATTGATCGCGACcccaactcttttttttcttgcaCTTGTCCTCGTCTATGTGCCTCAATTTACTGTCTCGCACTGCTACCAGCCCCCTTTGCATGTGCACCTCTCACGCGAAGCACGAGCTTAGGACGAGCtagcttttcttcttctttctcgtTTCTTCATTCTTGTTTTGCTCCAAATCACCCTATTTTCTTCCATTATCATCTGAACTTGTTCTTACacagatacacacacacacacacacacaaaaaaaaaaacttaatgaGTAAATTCATCTAATATCCATGCAATTTTATCAAATCACAAGAGACTTGGGACGTAAAAACATCCAAAATCATGACTTTTTGCCAACTTTCAAACTCAAAGAGCTTATATCCTAGACTTATCTCTGAGTAACTCTATCTACAAAAGTTCAGAAAAAAATCaccttatatttttttttgccGGGTCTTTGCTAAGATTTGAACCTGTATGATCTCTCATggctttttttcctctttttcgtCCACCTTGGTGCAAACATTTGAATTCCTACAAATCTCACAAAGTAATGGAGTAATACTTTGAGTTTTGGGATATGCACTTGCAAAGAACTCTCTATTGCAAAATTAATTTCTACGGATGAACTTAAACTTAAGAAAAATACAATATATGTAACGCGCCTTGAAACAATTGTTGTTTCATATATTTTCTGCACTAGGCATATCCATATACTTACAAGGAGTTGTCAAGTCTCTATATATGTAAAATATTTTACCCGCTAATAACTTAGAATCTATTTTGTTTTCAGGAGCATCAAGTTCCTCCGGGTACTCGATGAAATCTTCAAGTGTGAAAATGCTATTGGCTGTTGCTTCTCTGTTTTCTGCTCAACTTCTTTAATTTGGACTTCATATAGTACAGACCTCAATTTCTGCTTTTCATGATGAACAATTGACCTCAGTTTATAGTCTCACTCTattttagtttttcttctttttctctattttgttAACTAATgaatattgttttttttttttgttaaaactgAATATAAATTTAGTGTCCATCTTCTTTGATTCGTTTCTTTTTACCTACCTACTATATATTGGTGGCttcatttcttatttttattttggcatttgtttaaccaaaaaatgggatttcggtcaaagctttaatttagaagaactcgggttactaataatcaaaagaatatatgaaagagagtaatttggctagcaataatttaatgagaagaaaaacaagtaaatcgatatattcaaatagtttttcgtgtccttacaattgatcagttatctcccttttatagctatttgggAGATATACGTTTTGCCCTTGTCATAATaaggctattatgagtaattaaagacattgaatgctacgctACACAATCATTGTATTTAATACAGATTTTCTAACGTATTCAGTATTTAATGCTCACTAAATACTGTATATGTACTCTCATCTATTGTCAGATTCATTTCCCTTGATTCCTGGACctaaatgacttaaataggtacAGGCGCTGAGTCCTTTAAATATCtgcccgtgcctcttcctttgcctttgctcgtatctgttgcaactcgtgtctCTTTTCCAGCTGTAACTCTTTGACTAGTCTACATGTCTTGACACGTCATCTTTATtccactttaatatgtaaactcatttttcccaatacagatagtccccccacttgccatttattcatcaattgaatatttgggaagtggatttcattaaaatgaaaatttttgtcaccattaacgCTAAgacaaaattgacgcttcaattgtcacttcTATTTAATGTTCTTCACACGTGTCACCTTTTTATTAGTTCTGCAATTTTGCAGCCTTTTTTAAGGCTTTTTCATGGTTACACTATTCACGAAGCGtcagttatcattattatggtaCTTCCATCATTACACTTTTTCCTTCGGCAGTCGTTTATCagtataaatataacttctttctttgtcttttccTCATAAAGTTTACTAAATATCCAATCTCTCAAATCCGTGTTTGCTTTTTCATCGTATCATCCTTCTTCATCATGTCTTCTTCAAATTCTAACCCTAGAAGGGTTCTCATAGTTGATACCTTCCTTAATGCCTCCATTAGAAGTAGTAGGGTAGGTAGGCTTCATAATTTAGGATCTGTTTGCGGTTCTTCCACTCCTTTACCTAGTTCTGGCCCTTCTTCTAGAACTAGGGGTTCACTTTCAAAAAGATCTTCTTCAAGAGGTAAAGAACCTTCTGAACCTCTTCGTGAGCCTACAGTAGAGGAGATAGTTCCTATGGAACTATCTTTTTGTCATGACAGAGAATCTCTTAGGAACCATGTCTCTGGTTTAGATTGTGCTGATATTTATCCCACTCAAATTACAGAAGGTTTGATTTCTGTAGTTCGTAGAGACTGTTATTGGAGTAGTGATTTTTCTATTATTATCCCTAGTCCAAATCAAAGAATCACCTCTTACATAACCgggttttattttgtttatacataccctttcaccTTAGGGTTTAGACCATCTATTGACCCTGTTATTCTTGAGTTCTGTCGTTTCTTCGATGTTTgtttgggtcaaattggcccaatcatatggagggttgttgctTGTTTGAGGCATTTGACCAACACAGCTAGTGTTCCCATTACTTTCCCTCATTTGATTCACCTTTACTCCCCTAGACTCTTCCGTAAAGGTGTTTTCACACTAGTAGCCAGGAGTAAGAGAGTTTTGGTAAGCCCTGAGGATGACaaagaccgtggctggtatgccaggtttgttgctgcccccactgttggtttagtgggtgatgataatgttcccttccttgagaagtggaattttgcacgtaagtctttttaactttctcgtaccttttttcttcaagtttgtcAACTTTtctaattttactttttttagcaaccatgggagttgtggaAGACATTCCCAATTTCCGTGATTGGGTAGACACGTTATTGAGGACCGCACCAATGGATGGTAGGTCTTGGAAGACACTTTCTAACCGTTTTGGTTGGAAagtaaaaactcatggtaagagttttattttatttcattttttttgtgtatatattttttttattgcacTAATTTCAATCcatctttttatcaggatttgctattcgtgGAGTCACTGCCGAGGCAGTCACGGCTTCCCGTATCTCTTTGGAAAGGGCTCAAGAAATAATCTTGGGTTCTTCTGCAAAAAGAAAAGTCGTTGCTGTTGAGGAACAAGACTCTGAAGAGGAGGAAGATGGGGGCTCTTTGGTGACAAGGCCACGAGCTCGAAGATGCATAATTTCTGATGATGAAGCAGAGGTATCCCCCCGTCGTTCTGTTCCTTTTACCGAGTCTGCTGAGACTCCGGTATTGATTCTTGATGATGACGTTGCTCCCGCTGCTGCTCATGACTCTGTTGAGCAGCTTTTTATTAGCGGGTTTGTAGTGAAAGCTTAGGCCCTGTTTTAGATGAAGTACCCTTGGCTTTTTTTTCGACACCCGTGTCTGTAACTCATTCTTTGTCAGTCTCGATTGTTTCTGTTCCTCCCCAGACTATTTTTACCACTTTTTCTGTTCCTCCTTCGACAATTCCTCCTCCAAACATTCATCGCACTGAAGTTGGCTCCTCAAGTAGGAGTGCTGCTATGAGGCGAGTAGTCATTGAAGTCCCTGTTGAGGGCAGTCTCTTAAGCAAATCAGGTCAGGCGGATGTATGGCTAGAGCCTTTAATTGGCCCAATTGAGAAAGCTAAGCTAGAGAGCCATAGTTCCTTGACCTTGATGAACGATATTATGCACGCCACTTTGAAGGTATtccccttctcttttttcttttactttgtaatttttctatctttgaggattcttatttcctttttccctttttaggcCAACCTTATCGGCACAAAGATGATGAAAAGAGTTGCCTACTCAGATCAATTAGTGCGTGATTCTCAGTTAGAGGCGTGCAATTGGAGGGAACAGAGTGAGAGCTTGCAAATTGATGTGGAGTATTTAGAGGAGAGTAAGAGTACCTTGGAGCAGCAGGTACGGGCTTTGACTTCGGAGTTGGCGGTTGAAAAGGCTTCCTCAAGCcaagaagataaagaaaaaactCTCCTTGAAACTTCCTTCTCAAAGCAGTTGTCCAAGGCTAGTGAGGAAATCAGAAAGTTGAAGGCTCTTTTGAGTAAAAAAGAAGCTTACGCTGGGGAGCTCGTACAAAATTTGACTCAGGAACAAGAAGACCTTCGAGCTTCTTTTGATAAGGTGCATGCTTTAGAAAGCTCTCATGCCTCTCTCCAGACTTCTTACACatctgccttggctgaaaatgagaaGTTAAAGAACGTGATTGCTGACTGGGAAAgggattatgagatccttgaagataAATCTGATATTGAAGTAAGTTGGGCGTTTTTGAATTCACGCCATGATACCCTAATTGAAACTGGCCAAGAAAATTTCAATTTGGAATCTGAGTTGGCTAAAATCAATGAAACTATTGAGAAAGCTCAGTAAACTCAAGGTTTTCCTTCTCTCGTGGCCGAAGCTTCCGTGAATGTTGAAGTCGATACGGGTATCCCAACTATTTCAAGCCCAGTCAAGCCTATTGCTACAAGTCAAGCTGAGCCAACTGTTGATACTCCTGGCCAAGTTGAGCCCGTTGCTGTTGATGCTCCTGCTTTAGTACCTTCAACTTCTCAGTGACCAGCTTTAGTTGTTTGAatatctttgtttttgttttatttggaaACTTGTGATCAAACCCTTGGTTTCATTTGGGGGTTTATTTTGGATATGCAAGTCCCCAGACCCTTTCATGGGGCAATTTGTATAAACAATTCGTAGCTTTACAACTAAGTACATACTTAgtcttaagtttttttttaaaatattaagaagttttcttGTTATTATCTTGAACTTCTATTtactttattcttgcctttatttctaaggacttacagaataatttgcatttttattcttcaaaaatgCTTTTGTTAATCttatgactaattaatttaaacataagttttataaaagagggcccttttatttcgacacttaatgaagaagacgtctcaacttcataatggtgtttaacatacgataaaagaaataggaacacacatgtttctttgaaataactttgacaagtttttatttaaaccttgtctagttttgaataacactttacaagtatttgaattacatctataactttctcgtaagtGTTTTTATTGTAACagatttaaaaaaagtaaaaataataaacacgaggtttttatttataactcGTTTCAGTACGTAGCATTTACCCTAACTATAGTAAGGTTTTATTTGGCCTTAGTTCATGACTTCAtgacttttactctgcacttgacttctttgccttctttatacaaaTGCttgtgtatattatgtagtcccccaagtgtttgagtgttgaagtatgaatcttcgagcacttgattattcctctcatttggtcctttccctgaaaaaggaaaaatatacgggactcggaggtgcgattatagatgaagactgcttaacccgttttgaatttctatcagaatattTGTAGCCCTGGACCGGGAAGTTTAATGTATTCCACGTGCCTTGCAGGTCATggctcatcatttagtacgggctagctttttgcctatcatctaaaatcgttagtaaaattttaacaattcaaaaatagaattttaaaacatagatacctgaccgtgggtattcctTAGAAGTAGCATCTCttcaaatgaacaacattccaatgtgaaggtagtattttgccatccattgtttccagttcATATGCTCCTTTACCTGCAATATCATGAATTCTATAGGGTCcctcccatgttggacttaatttacccGCATTAGCTGCCTTcgtagattgaaaaacctttttgagcatgaagtccccaattttgaagaatctgaggcgtgTTCTTCAGTTGTAGTACCATTCTATGACTTGCTTCTGTGTTGCCTttcttattaatgcagcttcccgtcttccttcaagtaaatcaagaTTTACACGCATTTCTTCGTCATTAGACTCTTCTGTTGCCTGCGTAAACCTCAAACTTGGCTCTCCTATCTCAACGGGAATTAAAGCTTCTGCTTCATAAACCaacgaaaatggtgtttctcctgtgCTTGTTTTTGTGGTTGTgtgatatgcccataaaacaccaggtaacacttctggccaattaccttttgattCGTTAAAACGCTTCTTCAAATTGTTGTTAatgactttatttgttgattATTCTTGCCCATTACCCACCAGATGATAAGGCGtagacgtaatccttttaatctgccaactttgaaagaattccATGATTTGAGCTTCTACAAACTGAGGGCCATTATCGCACACGATCTCTTTTGGTacaccgaatcggcatatgatattacGTCAAATGAAATCTTTCACTTCCTTTTTtcgcacctgtttgaatgctcctgcctctacccatttagtaaaataatcagtgagtacgagcaaaacttttacctgtccttttgcttgtggtaatggacccacgatatccattccctatttTATAAATGGCCACGGTGCAATGACCAGATGTAGTAActccgcaggtctatgcatattgttactgtacctttgacatttatcgcatttaGCTACGAAACTCTCTGCTTTTTCGtccattttaggccaataatacCATGCCCTAATTAGGGTTCTTACCAATGATCTTCCTCCTACGTAATTCccacaatgcccctcgtgtattTCCCTCATTACGTACTCCGTTTGAGAAGGTCCAAGTCATCTTGCTAAGGAACCACCAAACATTTTTCAATaaagattgccttgctttaagcaGTATCGAGCAGCCTTTTTTCGAAGAGCATGAGCTTTTTTCTTATCACCAGGGAtggtaccatactgcaaaaaagcaacaatctcattcctccaatcccaagttaagttattaaaatttaccttatTCTTATCGGGGTCGagaactgaatgaaacaaatgaataacTGAAGCGTTTGCATCACTTTCCACGTcagccgcagatgcgagattagctagggtGTCTACTTCAACATTTTCGTCCCTTGGTATTTGTGTAACTTTCCAATTTTGAAATTGTATTATCAAATCCCGTACCTTTTCCAAGTACtgttgcatccttgcttccctggttgtataagtccccagcatttgattaactacgaattgtgaatcactcttgattataatctgatttatgccaagttcttgtgtcagttctaaacctgcaatcatagcctcatattctgcctcattgttagttatagaatgacatttgatagcttgtcgaatggtttcacccgtaggtggtaccaatacgatccctaaacctgcaccttttacgttagatgaaccatcagtgaataaagtccaagttcctgAGTTAGATCCATTGAACACCTGTAATTCTTTATTTGCTTCTAACTgcatcccttggctaaaatcagccacgaaatcagctaacacttgagattttatagcagttctaggttggtatgtgattt includes these proteins:
- the LOC107805469 gene encoding non-specific lipid transfer protein GPI-anchored 30-like; its protein translation is MEMKLYQTASICLLLLMIQSAEAQDRKCIKKLLPCMKFLNGTRGNPPDSCCKPLKDVIKNMPECLCQMVSIKGSNAAEKAGIDINAAQMLPARCGQPVNYMGCLKGASSSSGYSMKSSSVKMLLAVASLFSAQLL
- the LOC107805470 gene encoding uncharacterized protein LOC107805470, giving the protein MRRVVIEVPVEGSLLSKSGQADVWLEPLIGPIEKAKLESHSSLTLMNDIMHATLKANLIGTKMMKRVAYSDQLVRDSQLEACNWREQSESLQIDVEYLEESKSTLEQQVRALTSELAVEKASSSQEDKEKTLLETSFSKQLSKASEEIRKLKALLSKKEAYAGELVQNLTQEQEDLRASFDKVHALESSHASLQTSYTSALAENEKLKNVIADWERDYEILEDKSDIEVSWAFLNSRHDTLIETGQENFNLESELAKINETIEKAQ